The Aliivibrio fischeri genome contains a region encoding:
- a CDS encoding inosine/guanosine kinase, with translation MKFPGQRKSKHYFPVHTRDPLVNQINQTPKLERTHLIGVGQTIVDIEAKVDDDFLNRHQLSKGHSLVLEESKAEALYKELFERNLISHEYPGDTIGNTLHNYSVLADSKSILLGVMSEDIKIGSYAYRYLCNTTSRMDLDYLQPVQGPIGRCYTLISEDGERTFAINEGDMNQLCPTHVPEHIFEKASALVISSYLVRGKEGDPMMDAVRKAIDCAKSHNVPVVLTLGTKYVIEGKAEWWQTFLKENVTVVAMNEEEAEALTGEKDPLLAADKALEWVDLVLCTAGPIGLYMAGFTEESIKRETSKPLLPGNIPEFNRFEYSRPMVKALCKKPIKVSSHIAPYMGGPVEIKNTNGAGDAALSALLHDMAANYYHKENVPNSSKHDAEYLTYSSFSQICKYSNRASYEVLTQHSPRLSKSMPEREDCLEEAYWER, from the coding sequence GTGAATCAAATCAACCAAACGCCTAAACTTGAACGCACTCATCTTATCGGTGTTGGTCAAACAATCGTAGATATCGAAGCAAAAGTAGACGATGACTTTCTAAACCGTCATCAATTAAGTAAAGGTCATTCATTAGTTCTTGAAGAATCAAAAGCAGAAGCTTTATATAAAGAACTATTTGAAAGAAACTTGATCAGTCATGAGTATCCTGGCGATACTATTGGTAATACACTTCATAACTATTCTGTCCTTGCTGATAGCAAATCTATTCTTTTAGGTGTTATGAGTGAAGATATCAAAATTGGTTCTTACGCTTACCGTTACTTATGTAACACAACAAGCCGTATGGACTTAGACTACCTGCAACCAGTTCAAGGTCCTATTGGCCGTTGTTACACGTTAATTTCTGAAGATGGTGAACGTACGTTTGCGATCAATGAAGGCGACATGAACCAACTGTGCCCTACTCATGTTCCAGAGCATATTTTCGAAAAAGCATCAGCATTAGTGATTTCTTCTTACCTTGTTCGTGGTAAAGAAGGTGATCCTATGATGGATGCAGTGCGTAAAGCTATCGATTGTGCAAAATCTCATAACGTTCCTGTCGTTCTTACTTTAGGTACTAAATACGTTATCGAAGGCAAAGCAGAATGGTGGCAAACTTTCTTGAAAGAAAACGTAACTGTTGTTGCGATGAATGAAGAGGAAGCAGAAGCATTAACTGGTGAAAAAGATCCTCTACTAGCGGCAGATAAAGCTTTAGAATGGGTTGACTTAGTACTTTGTACCGCTGGCCCTATCGGCCTATACATGGCTGGTTTCACAGAAGAAAGTATTAAGCGTGAAACAAGCAAACCACTTCTTCCTGGTAACATTCCTGAGTTTAACCGCTTTGAATACAGTCGTCCGATGGTTAAAGCACTATGTAAAAAACCAATTAAAGTATCTTCTCACATTGCACCGTATATGGGTGGCCCTGTTGAGATCAAAAATACGAATGGTGCTGGTGATGCCGCATTATCTGCTCTTTTACATGATATGGCAGCGAACTATTATCATAAAGAAAATGTACCAAATTCAAGCAAACATGACGCAGAGTATTTGACCTATTCTTCTTTCTCTCAAATTTGTAAATACTCTAACCGTGCAAGTTACGAAGTATTAACTCAACACTCTCCACGTTTATCTAAATCAATGCCTGAACGTGAAGATTGTTTAGAAGAAGCTTACTGGGAGCGTTAA
- the ppiC gene encoding peptidylprolyl isomerase PpiC: MANTAAALHILVKHKEQAEDIIQQLKKGAKFHVLAKKYSSCPSGKRGGDLGEFKKGQMVPQFDKVCFSGETLVPHLVKTKFGWHVVKVLYRT; the protein is encoded by the coding sequence ATGGCGAATACTGCAGCGGCTCTACATATTCTTGTTAAGCATAAAGAACAAGCAGAAGATATTATCCAACAGCTTAAAAAAGGCGCTAAATTTCACGTACTAGCAAAGAAATATTCAAGCTGTCCTTCTGGTAAAAGAGGCGGTGACTTAGGTGAATTCAAGAAAGGTCAAATGGTACCTCAGTTTGATAAAGTGTGTTTTAGCGGCGAAACTTTAGTTCCACATTTAGTAAAAACAAAGTTCGGTTGGCATGTTGTTAAGGTTCTATACCGCACTTAA
- a CDS encoding MaoC family dehydratase, whose amino-acid sequence MKVVDFLKHKREYLAKHPFELKDWMSPTIYDYWIEFLNKANNIHIISWVKEHKRAANGQSQEVVQPEPIEMNLETQNVFEELTARLGEEIHVGDWSLMDQERINSFGAVTEDPQWIHTDPERAAAESPFKTTIAHGFLTLSMLSKLTDNVGSDNLLFPTAKMTVNYGLNKVRFPYPVKAGKRIRARSTLMSVTPIKRGLEIETEVKVEIEKCRRPGCVAVSVIRLYF is encoded by the coding sequence ATGAAGGTTGTCGATTTTCTAAAGCATAAGCGTGAATATCTTGCGAAACATCCGTTCGAGTTGAAAGACTGGATGTCACCAACCATTTATGATTACTGGATTGAGTTTTTAAATAAAGCCAACAATATTCACATTATTTCGTGGGTTAAAGAACATAAGCGTGCTGCAAATGGACAGTCGCAAGAAGTTGTTCAACCTGAGCCAATTGAAATGAACTTAGAAACACAAAACGTTTTTGAAGAGCTAACTGCTCGTTTAGGTGAAGAAATTCATGTAGGTGATTGGTCACTAATGGATCAAGAGCGAATTAACAGTTTTGGTGCAGTGACGGAGGATCCGCAGTGGATTCATACCGATCCTGAGAGAGCAGCGGCAGAATCACCTTTTAAAACCACTATCGCACACGGCTTTCTTACACTTTCTATGTTGTCAAAACTAACAGATAACGTTGGTAGTGATAACTTACTGTTCCCAACAGCAAAAATGACTGTTAACTACGGTTTAAATAAAGTGCGTTTTCCATATCCAGTTAAAGCGGGTAAGCGTATTCGAGCAAGAAGTACACTGATGTCAGTGACACCAATAAAGCGTGGCTTAGAGATTGAGACAGAAGTTAAAGTTGAAATCGAAAAGTGTCGCCGCCCTGGGTGTGTAGCCGTATCGGTAATTCGTCTGTACTTTTAA
- a CDS encoding XRE family transcriptional regulator: MQEAKIVKVEKNNEEQPIAPLDLGQRLKDIRIQLGLTLEEASKRTGLARSTLSKIENEQISPTFQALQKLATGLDIDIPQIFEPPKTKGAAGRRDITLAEQGKPHPTATYEHELLATQLSNKKMVPFKSRIRARDFDAYAEWVRHDGEEFLLVLEGEVCFYSEFYEPVNLMVGDSVYYDASMGHVLISISKEDAQILWVTAK; this comes from the coding sequence ATGCAGGAAGCAAAAATCGTTAAAGTTGAGAAAAATAACGAAGAGCAACCGATTGCTCCACTTGATCTTGGGCAAAGATTAAAAGATATACGGATTCAACTCGGTTTAACGCTGGAAGAGGCGAGTAAAAGGACGGGGTTAGCACGCTCAACCTTATCAAAAATAGAAAACGAGCAAATATCACCAACATTTCAAGCATTGCAAAAGTTAGCGACAGGCTTGGATATTGATATCCCACAAATTTTTGAACCGCCTAAAACAAAAGGGGCGGCAGGTAGACGTGATATTACTTTAGCTGAGCAAGGTAAACCTCACCCAACGGCGACGTATGAACATGAGTTACTTGCCACTCAATTATCTAATAAAAAAATGGTGCCTTTTAAAAGTCGAATTCGAGCTAGAGATTTTGATGCGTATGCAGAATGGGTTCGTCACGATGGTGAAGAGTTTTTATTAGTTCTTGAGGGGGAAGTATGTTTTTACAGTGAATTTTATGAACCAGTAAATTTGATGGTTGGAGATAGCGTTTATTACGACGCAAGTATGGGACACGTATTAATATCAATCAGTAAAGAAGATGCTCAAATTCTTTGGGTGACAGCAAAATAG
- the gcvH gene encoding glycine cleavage system protein GcvH: MEKDLKFTTSHEWVRDNGDGTVTVGISDHAQRLLGDVVFVDLPEVDDEVTAGEGFSLVESVKAASDIYSPVTGVIVEINEELEDSPELVNEEPYESGWIARIKLSDSSELESLIPSDTYLESLDEE, from the coding sequence ATGGAAAAAGATCTTAAATTCACAACAAGCCACGAATGGGTACGTGACAATGGCGATGGCACAGTAACGGTTGGTATCTCTGATCACGCTCAACGTCTACTTGGTGACGTTGTTTTTGTGGACTTACCTGAAGTGGATGACGAAGTAACTGCCGGTGAAGGATTCTCTTTAGTTGAATCAGTAAAAGCCGCATCTGATATTTATTCTCCAGTTACTGGTGTGATTGTTGAAATCAATGAAGAGCTAGAAGACAGTCCAGAGCTGGTAAACGAAGAACCATACGAAAGCGGTTGGATTGCTCGCATTAAGCTTTCTGACTCATCTGAGCTAGAGAGTCTTATCCCAAGTGACACCTATCTTGAAAGCCTAGACGAAGAATAA
- a CDS encoding EAL domain-containing protein yields MFKRKNSQSSSRSYVYDLSAIALLLLPLTLSNATAVLLGHLFNFFEFKELSNLLFHLSNLLINIYPLSFCVIAGYYLSHKTTFSSATFIIYALALFYLLSIENGSLSTPFYFPNNPLLALLSALITFMYCTRFNLQQLEPQALDFSSRLFKHVFHFFTFISAAFLLSKLMMKVINYMTALIGNMSADPLTFTGGLIYQTILGLLGAIGINGHNMLFAVKQTIYSETQQNMADWAAGEATLNIINQGFYDAFMSMGGSGNSISLLLCILLFSKEKNHIMLALAAFPLVMFNINEVLLFGLPIIFNPLLIVPFVALPLISFLITYLAIFSGAISPVVNIVNWMTPPLFSGYVAMGESIEGSILQLVIIIVGIFVYRPFYLAFAGKYALNHPAVLSNTNIEQSIFKSLLDNVRSSAATSLKHSSTQQRLSRMLHENGFVMHYQLLQSVIEKDVISFEALLRYQDREGNLCPPTFISDFQLLNMMPTLDKLVIDKVLTDMQKMDLNEDRRVAINISVASIEEHGFAEHVIDRLKFFSIPPHWLEIEITEEAILSDNHNLLSTLEILKSHGIKIAMDDFGTGYASFPHLLKYPFDKIKLDRSLLLDASTTKGKQLYQLIAQMGDVANCEVVAEGVETEDEFKFVAECGVDKVQGFLIARPQPLSEALKLIKRNDQIDTNRNK; encoded by the coding sequence GTGTTTAAACGTAAAAATTCGCAGTCTTCATCACGCTCTTACGTTTATGATTTATCCGCAATTGCATTACTTCTTTTACCTCTAACGTTATCGAACGCAACCGCTGTTCTACTCGGGCATTTATTTAACTTTTTTGAATTTAAAGAACTTTCAAATCTCCTTTTTCATTTATCGAATTTATTAATTAACATCTACCCACTCTCTTTTTGTGTTATTGCAGGGTATTACTTATCGCATAAAACGACCTTTAGTAGCGCAACGTTTATCATCTACGCTTTAGCTCTGTTTTATCTGCTTTCAATAGAGAACGGAAGTTTATCTACGCCTTTCTATTTTCCGAATAATCCACTACTTGCTCTCTTAAGTGCTCTGATCACATTCATGTATTGCACTCGCTTTAATCTACAGCAACTAGAACCACAGGCTTTGGATTTTTCTTCTCGTTTGTTTAAGCACGTATTTCACTTTTTTACTTTTATTAGTGCCGCCTTTTTATTGTCTAAATTGATGATGAAAGTCATTAATTACATGACGGCCTTAATCGGCAACATGAGTGCTGACCCTTTAACCTTTACTGGTGGGCTAATCTATCAAACCATTCTTGGGTTATTAGGCGCGATTGGCATTAATGGCCACAACATGTTATTTGCCGTTAAACAGACCATCTATTCTGAAACTCAACAAAATATGGCGGATTGGGCAGCAGGAGAAGCAACGTTAAATATCATAAACCAAGGATTTTATGATGCGTTTATGTCAATGGGTGGCTCTGGGAACTCCATCAGTTTATTGCTTTGTATTCTTCTATTTTCAAAAGAAAAAAATCATATTATGTTGGCTCTCGCAGCCTTCCCACTAGTCATGTTTAATATCAATGAGGTTTTGCTGTTTGGCTTACCAATCATCTTTAATCCATTACTGATCGTCCCATTTGTTGCGTTACCATTAATCAGTTTTTTAATTACTTATTTAGCTATCTTTTCAGGGGCAATATCTCCAGTCGTTAATATCGTTAACTGGATGACTCCACCATTATTTAGTGGTTATGTTGCAATGGGAGAAAGCATAGAAGGTTCAATATTACAGCTTGTTATTATCATTGTAGGTATTTTTGTATATCGTCCTTTTTATCTTGCATTTGCAGGGAAATACGCACTCAATCACCCTGCGGTACTGAGTAATACGAATATAGAACAGTCTATTTTTAAAAGCCTATTAGATAACGTTAGAAGCTCAGCAGCGACGAGCTTAAAGCATTCTTCAACCCAGCAACGCTTATCACGAATGCTGCACGAAAATGGCTTTGTAATGCATTATCAATTACTTCAGTCTGTTATTGAAAAAGACGTTATCTCTTTTGAGGCATTATTACGCTATCAAGATCGTGAAGGCAATTTATGCCCGCCTACCTTTATTAGCGATTTCCAACTGCTTAATATGATGCCAACACTGGATAAATTGGTTATTGATAAAGTCTTAACTGATATGCAGAAAATGGATCTCAACGAAGACCGACGTGTTGCTATCAATATTTCTGTCGCTTCCATTGAAGAACATGGTTTTGCAGAACACGTAATCGATCGTCTAAAGTTCTTTTCAATTCCACCACATTGGCTAGAAATTGAGATAACAGAAGAAGCTATTTTAAGTGATAACCATAATCTGCTGAGTACATTAGAGATCTTAAAGTCCCATGGAATTAAAATCGCTATGGATGATTTTGGAACCGGTTATGCTTCGTTCCCACATCTACTAAAATACCCATTTGATAAAATTAAGTTAGACCGCTCTTTGTTATTAGATGCTTCTACAACCAAAGGTAAACAGTTATACCAATTAATCGCTCAAATGGGTGATGTAGCAAATTGTGAAGTGGTAGCAGAAGGTGTTGAAACAGAAGATGAATTTAAATTTGTTGCCGAGTGTGGTGTTGATAAAGTACAAGGCTTTTTGATTGCAAGACCACAACCGCTTTCTGAAGCGCTAAAATTAATAAAGCGCAACGATCAGATTGATACCAATCGTAATAAATAA